The nucleotide window ATCAGGGCGCTGGCAGAACTGGCCGTTGTTGATGCTTTGCCACTTGGCATTGGCATCCTGACGGTGGAAAACGAGGCACAGGCCTGGATCCGGGCCCATGTGAATGATCAGGACCGGGGCGGGGATGCAGCACGAGCTGCACTGGCCTTGTCCGACGTGAAAGCGAAACTGAACAGCTAGATGACCGACCACCCCAAACGTGATCCCGGCGCCTCGCGCCCAGCCAATCAGCGCGGCGCCGCCCGTCTTGCCGCCGTCCAGGCGCTCTATCAGATGGATATCGGCCGGGCGACGCTCGAGGATACGCTGGCCCAGTTCGGCGCGTTCCGCCTGGGCCGCGAGGTTGAGGGGGATCAATATCTGCCCGCCGATGCCGACTTTTTCCGCCAGATCGTCACCGGCGTGGCCAAACACCAGCTCGAAATCGACCCTTCGGTCGATAAGGCGCTGGCCGAGGGCTGGCCGATTGAGCGCGTCGACGCAACCTTGCGCGCCATCCTGCGCGCCGCCGCCTTCGAATTGCTGCGCCGCAAGGATATTCCACCCCGCGTGGTCATCTCCGAATATGTCGATGTCGCCCGCGCCTTTTACGAGGACGACGCCTCCGGCCTGGTCAATGCGGCGCTCGACTCTATCGCCCGCTCCGCCGGCGCAGAGATGAACTGATCCATTGACGCGATTGTTCGGGGGGCGCACCTTCGCGGCGCTCTTTTCAGGACAATCCCGATGACAGACAGCCGCCGCCAATCGATCCGCAATATCGGACTGCTTTCCGTCGTGCAGGCGCTGGGCGGGTCGAACTCGTCCATCATCATGTCTGTGGCGGCCCTGGCCGCTGTCAACCTGGCGCCCGATCCCGCCGCCGCCACCCTGCCGGTCACGGCCATGATCGTCGGTCTGGCGCTGGCGACTTCCTCGGCCACGCTAACCATCTATCGCCTTGGGCGCACCCGCGGCCTGATGTTGGGCGCATCTATCGGCATTCCCGCCTCTTTGCTGGCAACAGCGGCCGTGATTATGGGAAACTTTTATCTCTTTGCAGCAGGGCTTTTCCTGGTTGGTGTGTCGGGTGCCTTCATGCAGCAGGTGCGCTTTGCCGCCGCCGATAGCGTCGCCCCCGATCTCAAGAGCCAGGCCATTTCCTGGGTCATGTTCGGTGGCGTGGCGGCCGGCTTTTTCGGCCCGCAGCTCAGCGCGCTCACCCGAACCTGGATCGAGGGCGCCGAATATGCCGCCAGTTTCCTGGTGATCGCCGTGCTCTCGCTCACCTCCGTGCTGGTCCTGTCCGCAACCCGGCTGGCGCCAACCCATGCGCCCGGACCGGCCGGCGATAAAGGCCGCCCGCTATCGGTGCTTCTGCGCCAGCCCGAAATTATCCTGCCCATGCTCGGCGCCGCCCTAAGCTACGCGCTGATGACCCTCATCATGGTTGCCGCGCCGCTGGCCATGGTGCATCTGTGCGGTCATTCGCCGAACGAGGCGGCGGGAGCCATCCAGTGGCATGTGGTCGCCATGTTCGCCCCAAGCTTTGTCACCGGCGCCATTATCAAGCGCATTGGCGCCAATCTGGTCACCGCTATCGGCCTGCTTCTGATTATCGCCTGCGCCGTGATAGCGCTCAACGGCATCACCGTCGCCCATTTCACCGCCACGCTGATCCTGCTCGGCCTGGGCTGGAATTTCGGCTTTATCGGCTCCACCGCCATGCTGGCCACCAGCTACCGCCCGCAGGAAGCCGGGCGCGTGCAGGCCGTCAATGAGCAGGTGGTGTTCGGCGCCAGCGCCATTGCCTCGCTGAGCTCGGGTCTGCTGCTGCAATTGCTCGGCTGGCAGGCCATCAACATCCTGGCGATCCCGGTCGCGACCCTGACCATCCTGCTGCTCGGTTTCGGAGCGATGCGCCAGGCCCGCGCATAAAGAAAAAGGCCCCGGAAAACCGGAGCCCTTTGCAAGGAATATGGCCGGCCTCAGAACGAGGACAGGATGGCGTCGATAAAGGTCGCATCCTCGCCGAACGAGGGGGTGCGCCGCGTTTCGATATTGACCGCCTTGCCGTCTTCCAGGGCATATACGGCCCTCTCGATAACCTTCTTGTTGCGGTCGAAATAGATCGCAAGAACGGTGCGCTCCTCCACCATTGTCAGGCCGAACGAGGTCTGGCTGACCTTGGTTTCGACATAGTACCAGGCAGTACGGTCACCAAATGTATTGGTCGATTGCGGCGAACCGAGCACCAGCGTCACCAATTGCTGGCTCTGGCCGGGACGAATCTGCTGCAGCGCCGAATCCGGAATTTCGTAGCCCTGGGTCCGCTTGGAGACCAGCGATGTGCTGCTGGTGCAGCCGGCGAGCGCAACGGCCAGAACGGCCGCGGCAACGGAGGCTTTCGCAATTCGCAGGAGCATGAATTTGACTTTCCCAATGGCTGTCGACTATAGGCGTGACACTTGGGCGCGTGCCCATTGGCCGCCGGAATGTGTAGCTGTCAACTTGGCCGTCTGG belongs to Devosia sp. XK-2 and includes:
- the nusB gene encoding transcription antitermination factor NusB gives rise to the protein MTDHPKRDPGASRPANQRGAARLAAVQALYQMDIGRATLEDTLAQFGAFRLGREVEGDQYLPADADFFRQIVTGVAKHQLEIDPSVDKALAEGWPIERVDATLRAILRAAAFELLRRKDIPPRVVISEYVDVARAFYEDDASGLVNAALDSIARSAGAEMN
- a CDS encoding MFS transporter, whose translation is MTDSRRQSIRNIGLLSVVQALGGSNSSIIMSVAALAAVNLAPDPAAATLPVTAMIVGLALATSSATLTIYRLGRTRGLMLGASIGIPASLLATAAVIMGNFYLFAAGLFLVGVSGAFMQQVRFAAADSVAPDLKSQAISWVMFGGVAAGFFGPQLSALTRTWIEGAEYAASFLVIAVLSLTSVLVLSATRLAPTHAPGPAGDKGRPLSVLLRQPEIILPMLGAALSYALMTLIMVAAPLAMVHLCGHSPNEAAGAIQWHVVAMFAPSFVTGAIIKRIGANLVTAIGLLLIIACAVIALNGITVAHFTATLILLGLGWNFGFIGSTAMLATSYRPQEAGRVQAVNEQVVFGASAIASLSSGLLLQLLGWQAINILAIPVATLTILLLGFGAMRQARA
- the bamE gene encoding outer membrane protein assembly factor BamE; the encoded protein is MLLRIAKASVAAAVLAVALAGCTSSTSLVSKRTQGYEIPDSALQQIRPGQSQQLVTLVLGSPQSTNTFGDRTAWYYVETKVSQTSFGLTMVEERTVLAIYFDRNKKVIERAVYALEDGKAVNIETRRTPSFGEDATFIDAILSSF